TTTGGGCATCGGCCGCTCATCACGATCGCTCGTGCCGGGCGCCGGCACGATGAGGCGGAATCCCTTGAAGATCAGCAGCAGCGGAAGCACTGCTTCGAACAGGCCACCAGGAACGTAGAACGCCGTCCCCGCGCCGGAGTTGATGTCCACGAGCCCCAGCAGGTCGCTCACCACCCCCGCCAACAGGACGGCGTAGCCCACGAGTCCGAGTACCGAAAGCCACCGTGCGACGAGCCCGGAACGCAGCAGGAGGCACGACAGGACCAGACCACCGGCGCCGGAGAACGCGTAGACCAGCAGTTCGTAATCCGTCAACTCGTTCCTGCTCACGAGGAGATAGCACCCGACCGCAATGATGGCAGCGCCTTCCGCGCACCTGAGGGCCAGATACGCGACCGAGAGGCGCATTCCGTGCGGCTTCAGTACGGGGAACAGTGCGACGCCGATCCCGGCGACCGCAAGAGCTGTGTAACTCTCCAGCAGCACGCCCGCGAGGAGCCCTCCCTCTGCGGAGTCCGTCCCGGAGAAATAGTCCTCCAGGAGCGAGCTGCCAACAGAGAAGGTGAGCGTCGATGAGAGGAACAGCAACCCCACCAGCACAGCGGTCTTCCTGTACGGCATGCTCTCGCCCCTTCCGCCCCCAGCCCACCCGGGGGAGCCTGGAACGTGAGCCTGGCTGCGCCCGGGCCACGAGTCGGGCGCCGCCGGGCCATCGAGCGACGGCTTGCTACCCGAGGAGTGTGCTCCTGGGCCCCCACTATCCTCCCTTTGCGGGCATACGCGCCGCCCG
This Streptomyces sp. NBC_01283 DNA region includes the following protein-coding sequences:
- a CDS encoding DUF4386 domain-containing protein, whose amino-acid sequence is MPYRKTAVLVGLLFLSSTLTFSVGSSLLEDYFSGTDSAEGGLLAGVLLESYTALAVAGIGVALFPVLKPHGMRLSVAYLALRCAEGAAIIAVGCYLLVSRNELTDYELLVYAFSGAGGLVLSCLLLRSGLVARWLSVLGLVGYAVLLAGVVSDLLGLVDINSGAGTAFYVPGGLFEAVLPLLLIFKGFRLIVPAPGTSDRDERPMPKGARG